One segment of Platichthys flesus chromosome 15, fPlaFle2.1, whole genome shotgun sequence DNA contains the following:
- the plp1b gene encoding proteolipid protein 1b isoform X2 has translation MGCYDCCVRCIGAVPYPSLVATLLCYAGMALFCGCGHEALAQTAVLVETYFARNPQDYEIMASFIKYFQFVIYGLASFFFLFGILLLAEGFYTTSAVKQTFGEFRSTHCGRCLSLTFIIVTYILAFIWLAVFAFSAIPVFFLFNMEQTCHNINILAETTPSINQHGWICMDARQYGLLPWNAMPGKACGMTLASICKTSEFYVTYDLYIAAFAGAGVTLLALFVYLFATTYNYAVLRFLGRKGVR, from the exons ATGG GTTGTTATGATTGCTGTGTCCGGTGCATTGGGGCAGTGCCCTACCCGTCCCTGGTGGCCACCTTGCTGTGCTATGCTGGCATGGCATTATTTTGTGGCTGCGGGCACGAAGCGCTGGCCCAGACCGCAGTTCTTGTTGAGACTTACTTCGCCCGCAACCCTCAGGACTATGAGATCATGGCGTCCTT TATCAAATATTTCCAGTTTGTGATCTATGGCCTGGCatcatttttcttcctctttggtATCCTGCTGCTGGCTGAGGGCTTCTACACCACGAGCGCTGTCAAGCAGACCTTTGGTGAATTCAGGAGCACCCACTGTGGACGCTGCCTCAGTCTGACG TTCATCATAGTGACGTATATCTTGGCCTTCATCTGGCTGGCGGTGTTCGCCTTCAGTGCCATCCCGGTCTTCTTCCTGTTCAACATGGAGCAGACCTGCCACAACATCAACATCCTGGCCGAGACAACCCCCAGCATTAATCAGCACGGCTGGATTTGCATGGACGCCAGGCAGTATG GTCTCCTTCCTTGGAATGCAATGCCAGGCAAAGCTTGTGGAATGACCTTGGCATCCATTTGCAAAACCAGCGAA TTCTACGTCACCTATGACTTGTACATTGCTGCATTTGCTGGTGCTGGGGTCACTCTCTTAGCACTG tttgtgtatctgtttgcCACCACCTACAACTACGCCGTCTTGCGGTTTCTGGGCAGAAAAGGTGTCCGCTAA
- the plp1b gene encoding proteolipid protein 1b isoform X1, with protein MFPVRQPWLCKALGCYDCCVRCIGAVPYPSLVATLLCYAGMALFCGCGHEALAQTAVLVETYFARNPQDYEIMASFIKYFQFVIYGLASFFFLFGILLLAEGFYTTSAVKQTFGEFRSTHCGRCLSLTFIIVTYILAFIWLAVFAFSAIPVFFLFNMEQTCHNINILAETTPSINQHGWICMDARQYGLLPWNAMPGKACGMTLASICKTSEFYVTYDLYIAAFAGAGVTLLALFVYLFATTYNYAVLRFLGRKGVR; from the exons ATGTTTCCGGTCAGGCAGCCTTGGCTTTGCAAAGCCTTAG GTTGTTATGATTGCTGTGTCCGGTGCATTGGGGCAGTGCCCTACCCGTCCCTGGTGGCCACCTTGCTGTGCTATGCTGGCATGGCATTATTTTGTGGCTGCGGGCACGAAGCGCTGGCCCAGACCGCAGTTCTTGTTGAGACTTACTTCGCCCGCAACCCTCAGGACTATGAGATCATGGCGTCCTT TATCAAATATTTCCAGTTTGTGATCTATGGCCTGGCatcatttttcttcctctttggtATCCTGCTGCTGGCTGAGGGCTTCTACACCACGAGCGCTGTCAAGCAGACCTTTGGTGAATTCAGGAGCACCCACTGTGGACGCTGCCTCAGTCTGACG TTCATCATAGTGACGTATATCTTGGCCTTCATCTGGCTGGCGGTGTTCGCCTTCAGTGCCATCCCGGTCTTCTTCCTGTTCAACATGGAGCAGACCTGCCACAACATCAACATCCTGGCCGAGACAACCCCCAGCATTAATCAGCACGGCTGGATTTGCATGGACGCCAGGCAGTATG GTCTCCTTCCTTGGAATGCAATGCCAGGCAAAGCTTGTGGAATGACCTTGGCATCCATTTGCAAAACCAGCGAA TTCTACGTCACCTATGACTTGTACATTGCTGCATTTGCTGGTGCTGGGGTCACTCTCTTAGCACTG tttgtgtatctgtttgcCACCACCTACAACTACGCCGTCTTGCGGTTTCTGGGCAGAAAAGGTGTCCGCTAA